In one Pseudarthrobacter oxydans genomic region, the following are encoded:
- the purU gene encoding formyltetrahydrofolate deformylase produces MTAIETETSRSAPVTTVEHVLTLDCSESPGIVHAVSGFLLEHGCDIIDNQQFGERSEKHFFMRVHFVSDGDASTVDTLRTAFGPVAEKFGMRWRLEPHGSKRRVLIMVSKFGHCLNDLLFRARIGELPVDVVAVVSNHMDHQALVEWHGIPFFHVPVTADTKPAAEARLLELVDEFDVELVVLARYMQVLSDNLTRKLDGKAINIHHSFLPSFKGAKPYHQAYARGVKTVGATAHYVNSELDEGPIISQQTVEVDHTYGPEDLVAAGRDTECKALSNAVRWHCEGRVILQGNRTVVLR; encoded by the coding sequence ATGACTGCCATTGAGACTGAAACTTCCCGTTCCGCGCCGGTGACCACGGTGGAGCATGTCCTGACGCTGGACTGCAGCGAGTCGCCGGGCATCGTCCACGCTGTGTCCGGCTTCCTGCTGGAGCACGGCTGCGACATCATCGACAACCAGCAGTTCGGCGAGCGTTCCGAGAAGCACTTCTTCATGCGGGTGCATTTTGTGTCCGACGGCGATGCCTCCACCGTGGACACCCTGCGGACCGCGTTCGGTCCCGTTGCGGAGAAGTTTGGGATGCGCTGGCGGCTGGAGCCGCACGGCTCCAAGCGGCGCGTGCTGATCATGGTGTCCAAGTTCGGGCACTGCCTCAACGACCTCCTGTTCCGGGCGCGGATCGGCGAACTGCCGGTGGACGTGGTGGCTGTGGTGTCCAACCATATGGACCACCAGGCTTTGGTGGAGTGGCACGGGATCCCGTTCTTCCACGTGCCCGTCACCGCCGACACCAAGCCTGCGGCAGAGGCGCGGCTGCTGGAGCTGGTGGACGAGTTCGATGTGGAACTTGTGGTGCTTGCCCGGTACATGCAGGTGCTCAGTGACAACCTGACCCGCAAACTCGACGGGAAGGCCATCAACATCCACCACTCGTTCCTGCCCAGCTTCAAGGGCGCCAAGCCCTACCACCAGGCCTACGCCCGGGGCGTCAAAACCGTCGGCGCCACGGCGCACTACGTCAACAGCGAGCTGGACGAGGGTCCGATCATCTCCCAGCAGACCGTGGAGGTGGACCACACCTACGGGCCCGAGGACCTGGTTGCGGCCGGCCGCGACACCGAGTGCAAGGCCCTGTCCAACGCGGTCCGCTGGCACTGCGAGGGCCGGGTCATCCTGCAGGGCAACCGCACAGTGGTCCTCCGCTGA
- a CDS encoding sarcosine oxidase subunit delta, producing MLLISCPNCGSRDETEFHYGGQAHVPYPENPNELNDREWAEYLFYRDNTKGAFAERWLHSTGCRQWFNMLRDTVTYEIQAIYPMGTPRPDAAGQVTRETGTASLAPDSTTTGTAAPSTAATSIAPSTTSASTTAPEGATK from the coding sequence ATGCTGCTCATCTCCTGCCCCAACTGCGGCTCCCGTGACGAGACCGAGTTCCACTACGGCGGCCAGGCCCACGTGCCGTACCCGGAAAACCCGAACGAACTCAACGACCGCGAATGGGCCGAGTACCTGTTCTACCGGGACAACACCAAGGGCGCCTTCGCCGAGCGCTGGCTGCACAGCACCGGCTGCCGCCAGTGGTTCAACATGCTCCGCGACACCGTCACCTACGAGATCCAGGCGATCTACCCCATGGGCACGCCCCGGCCGGATGCAGCGGGCCAGGTGACCCGTGAGACCGGCACCGCCAGCCTCGCCCCGGACAGCACCACCACTGGAACCGCGGCACCCAGCACCGCTGCAACCAGCATCGCCCCAAGCACAACCTCCGCCAGCACCACCGCCCCGGAAGGAGCAACCAAGTGA
- a CDS encoding sarcosine oxidase subunit alpha family protein: MTSQNARLAAGGRIDRTISWRFTVDGEEFTGHPGDTLASALIANGRISAGNSLYEDRPRGIMSAGVEESNAMVKIAARFPGDVAESMLPATTVTLVDGLKAELLSGLGKLDPAEDRAEYDKKYVHTDVLVVGGGPAGLAAAREAVRSGARVMLLDDQPELGGSLLSGSTAPGLAETIEGKPALEWVADVEAELVSGAESTVLNRTTAFGAYDANYVIAVQNRTDHLSSPAAPGVSRQRIWHIRANQVVLAPGAHERPLVFENNDRPGIILASAVRTYLNRYGVAAGRRVVISTTNDSAYAVAADLRAAGVKVAAVVDARPQLTAVAAAAVESGTRVLIGSAVANTSSQSADGRVDGVTVRSINDDGELTSGVEQIACDLLAVSGGWSPLVHLHSQRQGKLRWDDELAAFVPSTVVPNQQTIGSGRGSFELGDCLAEGVAAGASAAIAAGFSSSVEPAPLAEPKASAPTRQLWLVPGETGTPDDWHQHYVDFQRDQSVADVLRSTGAGMRSVEHIKRYTSISTANDQGKTSGVNAIGVIAAALRTAGEASRGIGDIGTTTYRAPFTPVAFAALAGRQRGELFDPARKTSIHPWHVAKGALFEDVGQWKRPWYYPQDGEDMDTAVLRECAAVRESVGFMDATTLGKIEIRGKDAGEFLNRIYTNAFKKLAPGSARYGVMCMADGMIFDDGVTLRLDEETYFMTTTTGGAAKVLDWLEEWLQTEWPELDVHCTSVTEQWSTIAVVGPKSRAVLAKVAPELAANGGLEAEAFPFMTFRETTLASGVRARICRISFSGELAYEINVPSWYGLNTWEAVAAAGAEFNITPYGTETMHVLRAEKGYPIVGQDTDGTVTPQDAGMEWIVSKAKDFIGKRSYARADGQREDRKHLVSVLPVDGTLRLPEGTQLVEKGRSTNPAYGPVPMEGFVTSSYHSAALGRSFGLALIKNGRNRIGETLVAAAGDQLVDVVVAETVLFDPEGTRKDG, from the coding sequence GTGACTTCCCAGAACGCCCGCCTCGCTGCCGGCGGACGCATCGACCGCACCATCTCATGGCGTTTCACCGTGGACGGCGAGGAATTCACCGGCCACCCCGGCGATACCCTCGCGTCGGCCCTGATCGCCAACGGCCGGATCAGCGCCGGCAACTCCCTCTACGAGGACCGGCCCCGCGGCATCATGTCCGCCGGTGTGGAGGAATCCAACGCGATGGTGAAGATCGCTGCGCGTTTCCCCGGTGACGTGGCCGAATCCATGCTTCCGGCCACTACCGTCACCCTGGTGGACGGCCTGAAGGCGGAACTGCTCAGCGGCCTTGGCAAGCTCGACCCGGCCGAGGACCGCGCCGAGTACGACAAGAAGTACGTCCACACCGACGTCCTGGTGGTGGGCGGCGGTCCCGCCGGCCTGGCCGCGGCCCGTGAAGCGGTCCGCTCCGGCGCCCGCGTGATGCTGCTGGACGACCAGCCCGAGCTGGGCGGGTCCCTCCTCTCCGGGTCCACGGCACCCGGGCTGGCCGAGACCATCGAAGGCAAGCCGGCGCTGGAATGGGTGGCGGACGTCGAAGCCGAGCTCGTCTCCGGCGCCGAGTCCACCGTCCTGAACCGCACCACGGCCTTCGGCGCGTATGACGCCAACTACGTCATCGCCGTGCAGAACCGCACCGACCACCTGTCCTCCCCCGCCGCCCCGGGCGTCTCCCGGCAGCGGATTTGGCACATCCGTGCCAACCAGGTTGTGCTGGCCCCCGGCGCCCACGAGCGTCCCCTGGTGTTCGAGAACAACGACCGCCCGGGCATCATCCTCGCCTCGGCCGTCCGCACCTACCTGAACCGCTACGGGGTGGCCGCCGGCCGCCGCGTGGTCATCAGCACCACCAACGACAGCGCCTACGCCGTGGCCGCTGACCTGCGCGCCGCCGGCGTCAAGGTTGCCGCCGTCGTGGACGCCCGTCCGCAGCTCACCGCCGTGGCTGCTGCCGCCGTCGAGTCCGGCACGCGGGTGCTGATCGGCAGCGCCGTGGCCAACACGTCTTCGCAGTCAGCAGACGGCCGCGTGGACGGCGTCACCGTCCGCAGCATTAACGACGACGGCGAGCTCACCTCGGGCGTCGAACAGATCGCCTGCGACCTCCTGGCCGTCTCCGGCGGCTGGAGCCCGCTGGTCCACCTGCATTCCCAGCGGCAGGGCAAGCTGCGCTGGGACGACGAGCTGGCCGCGTTCGTGCCCAGCACCGTGGTCCCCAACCAGCAGACCATCGGCTCGGGCCGCGGCAGCTTCGAGTTGGGCGACTGCCTCGCCGAGGGCGTCGCCGCCGGCGCTTCCGCAGCCATCGCTGCCGGGTTCAGTTCCTCAGTCGAACCCGCCCCACTCGCCGAGCCCAAGGCCTCCGCTCCCACCCGCCAGCTGTGGCTCGTCCCCGGCGAGACCGGAACCCCGGACGACTGGCACCAGCACTACGTCGACTTCCAGCGCGACCAGTCCGTGGCTGACGTGCTGCGGTCCACCGGTGCCGGCATGCGGTCCGTGGAGCACATCAAGCGCTACACCTCCATCAGCACCGCCAACGACCAGGGCAAGACCTCAGGCGTCAACGCGATCGGCGTCATCGCCGCCGCGCTCCGCACCGCAGGAGAAGCATCCCGCGGCATCGGCGACATCGGCACCACCACCTACCGCGCTCCGTTCACCCCGGTGGCATTCGCGGCACTGGCCGGACGCCAGCGCGGCGAGCTGTTCGATCCCGCCCGCAAGACCTCCATCCACCCCTGGCACGTGGCCAAGGGTGCCCTGTTCGAAGATGTAGGGCAGTGGAAGCGGCCCTGGTACTACCCGCAGGACGGGGAGGACATGGACACGGCCGTGCTGCGCGAGTGCGCCGCCGTCCGCGAATCCGTGGGCTTCATGGACGCCACCACCCTGGGCAAGATCGAAATCCGGGGCAAGGACGCCGGCGAGTTCCTCAACCGGATCTACACAAACGCCTTCAAGAAGCTCGCCCCGGGCTCGGCCCGCTACGGCGTGATGTGCATGGCGGACGGCATGATCTTCGACGACGGCGTGACCCTGCGCCTGGACGAGGAGACCTACTTCATGACCACCACCACCGGCGGCGCCGCCAAGGTGCTGGACTGGCTGGAGGAATGGCTGCAGACCGAGTGGCCGGAACTGGACGTGCACTGCACCTCGGTGACCGAACAGTGGAGCACCATTGCCGTGGTCGGACCCAAATCCCGCGCCGTCCTCGCGAAGGTGGCCCCGGAACTGGCCGCCAACGGCGGACTGGAAGCCGAAGCCTTCCCGTTCATGACCTTCCGCGAAACCACCCTGGCCTCCGGCGTCCGCGCCCGGATCTGCCGGATCTCCTTCTCCGGTGAACTTGCCTACGAGATCAACGTGCCGTCCTGGTACGGGCTGAACACCTGGGAAGCCGTGGCCGCCGCCGGGGCCGAGTTCAACATCACCCCCTACGGCACCGAAACCATGCACGTGCTCCGCGCCGAGAAGGGCTACCCGATCGTCGGCCAGGACACGGACGGCACCGTCACCCCGCAGGACGCGGGCATGGAGTGGATCGTCTCCAAGGCCAAGGACTTCATCGGCAAGCGCTCCTACGCCCGGGCCGACGGCCAGCGCGAGGACCGCAAGCACCTGGTCAGCGTGCTGCCCGTGGACGGGACGCTGCGGCTGCCCGAAGGGACCCAGCTCGTTGAAAAGGGCCGTTCCACCAACCCGGCCTACGGACCGGTCCCGATGGAAGGCTTCGTCACCTCCAGCTACCACAGCGCGGCGCTGGGCAGGTCGTTCGGCCTGGCCCTGATCAAGAACGGCCGCAACCGCATCGGTGAAACCCTCGTGGCTGCCGCCGGCGACCAGCTGGTGGACGTCGTCGTCGCCGAAACCGTACTTTTTGACCCCGAAGGGACCCGCAAAGATGGCTGA
- a CDS encoding DUF559 domain-containing protein — MRKQVLPLPLAAAPFTFSSAMASGVPLSRLRRKDVVNVGRGLYRPAAWDFDLEGAARVLSAASPGAWISHVTAARLRCLVLPPWLADSTELHLSKPRSLPSVRRKGVFGHTVLAREDEIELVDGIRLSTRSRTWLDLARVLPLHDLVSMGDQLIRIPRVDFEGRTEPYDTIAGLRVLVGRHPNLQGIVRAREALDLMRVGADSAPESLLRLAIADAGLPEPGLQVPLRAGDARSPSADLGYRHRRLAIQYDGGHHLGDAQILSDRRRDRAFESAGWTVLVFDKDDLADEFQRAVQRIKRALRNSWLDHPQASGLA, encoded by the coding sequence ATGCGAAAGCAAGTTCTGCCCCTGCCGTTGGCAGCGGCTCCCTTCACCTTCAGCTCAGCCATGGCTTCCGGCGTCCCGCTAAGCAGGCTTCGCCGCAAGGATGTGGTCAACGTGGGCCGCGGCCTGTACCGTCCTGCGGCCTGGGACTTTGATTTGGAGGGCGCGGCCAGGGTGTTGTCCGCCGCGTCGCCGGGAGCCTGGATCTCCCATGTGACCGCGGCCCGGCTTCGATGTCTGGTATTGCCTCCGTGGCTTGCCGATTCCACGGAGTTGCACCTCAGCAAGCCGCGTTCGCTGCCATCAGTCCGCCGGAAGGGCGTGTTCGGCCATACCGTGCTGGCACGCGAAGATGAGATCGAACTTGTCGACGGCATCCGCCTGAGCACGCGGTCCCGCACCTGGCTCGACTTGGCACGCGTGCTGCCGCTCCATGACCTGGTCAGCATGGGTGACCAGCTGATCCGGATCCCGCGGGTGGATTTTGAGGGAAGGACGGAGCCCTATGACACCATCGCGGGCCTTCGGGTGCTGGTCGGCCGCCACCCGAATCTTCAAGGCATCGTCCGCGCCCGTGAGGCGCTGGATCTGATGCGTGTGGGTGCAGACTCCGCGCCGGAATCGCTGCTTCGTCTGGCCATCGCTGACGCCGGGCTGCCTGAGCCCGGACTCCAGGTGCCGTTGCGCGCGGGAGACGCGCGGTCGCCGTCGGCCGATCTGGGCTACCGTCATCGCCGCCTTGCGATCCAGTACGACGGCGGACATCACCTCGGTGACGCACAGATCCTCAGCGACAGGAGGCGGGATAGGGCCTTCGAATCCGCCGGCTGGACCGTCCTGGTCTTCGACAAGGATGATCTTGCGGACGAATTTCAGCGCGCAGTACAGCGGATCAAACGGGCCCTTCGGAACAGTTGGCTTGACCACCCCCAGGCATCCGGGCTCGCCTGA
- the glyA gene encoding serine hydroxymethyltransferase, whose amino-acid sequence MVEQLNERLSVVDPEVQEAIASELARQQSTLEMIASENFAPSAVMEAQGSVLTNKYAEGYPGKRYYGGCEHVDVVEQLAIDRVKALFGAEFANVQPHSGAQANAAAMFALLNPGDTIMGLSLAHGGHLTHGMKINFSGKLYNVVPYHVSESDLRIDMAEVEALALEHRPRLIVAGWSAYSRQLDFAEFRRIADLVGAYLMVDMAHFAGLVAAGLHPNPVPYADVVTTTTHKTLGGPRGGVILAKEQHAKKINSAVFPGQQGGPLEHVIAAKAVAFKLAGSPEFKERQERVLEGSKLLAERLLRDDVAAAGISVVNGGTDVHLVLVDLRNSELDGQQAEDALHRIGITVNRNAVPFDPRPPMVSSGLRIGTPALATRGFGAKEFAEVADIIATALIASAASGTLGDSTAVELRARVTALAEKFPLYPHLSNGTEVAALEADLIGAAQ is encoded by the coding sequence GTGGTTGAGCAGTTGAACGAGCGACTTTCCGTCGTCGATCCCGAGGTCCAGGAGGCCATTGCCAGTGAGCTGGCCCGCCAGCAGTCAACGCTGGAAATGATCGCCTCCGAAAACTTTGCCCCGTCCGCCGTCATGGAGGCCCAGGGCTCAGTCCTGACCAACAAGTACGCGGAGGGCTACCCCGGCAAGCGTTACTACGGCGGCTGCGAGCACGTTGATGTGGTGGAGCAGCTGGCCATCGACCGGGTCAAGGCCCTTTTCGGCGCCGAGTTCGCCAACGTCCAGCCCCACTCCGGCGCGCAGGCCAACGCCGCCGCCATGTTCGCACTGCTGAACCCGGGCGACACCATCATGGGCCTGAGCCTGGCCCACGGCGGCCACCTGACGCACGGCATGAAGATCAACTTCTCCGGCAAGCTCTACAACGTGGTCCCGTACCACGTGAGTGAGTCAGACCTCCGCATCGATATGGCCGAAGTCGAAGCGCTGGCCCTCGAGCACCGGCCCAGGCTGATCGTGGCCGGCTGGTCCGCCTACTCCCGCCAGCTGGACTTCGCCGAGTTCCGCCGCATTGCGGACCTGGTGGGTGCCTACCTCATGGTGGACATGGCCCACTTCGCCGGGCTGGTGGCCGCCGGCCTGCACCCGAACCCGGTGCCGTACGCCGACGTCGTCACCACCACCACCCACAAGACCCTGGGCGGACCGCGCGGCGGCGTCATCCTCGCCAAGGAGCAGCACGCCAAGAAGATCAACAGCGCCGTCTTCCCCGGCCAGCAGGGCGGCCCGCTGGAGCACGTCATCGCCGCCAAGGCCGTGGCCTTCAAGCTCGCCGGGAGCCCCGAATTCAAGGAACGCCAGGAACGCGTCCTGGAGGGCTCCAAGCTCCTGGCCGAACGGCTCCTCCGCGACGACGTTGCCGCGGCCGGAATCTCCGTGGTCAACGGCGGAACCGACGTGCACCTGGTCCTGGTGGACCTCCGCAACTCCGAGCTGGACGGACAGCAGGCCGAGGACGCCCTGCACCGCATCGGCATCACCGTCAACCGCAATGCCGTCCCCTTCGACCCCCGCCCGCCGATGGTCTCCTCGGGACTGCGCATCGGCACGCCTGCCCTCGCCACCCGCGGCTTCGGCGCCAAGGAATTCGCCGAGGTAGCCGACATCATCGCGACGGCGCTCATCGCATCGGCGGCCAGCGGCACCCTGGGCGACAGCACCGCCGTCGAACTCCGCGCCCGCGTCACCGCCCTGGCGGAGAAGTTCCCCCTCTACCCCCATCTCAGCAACGGCACTGAAGTTGCCGCCCTTGAAGCAGACCTGATTGGAGCAGCCCAGTGA
- a CDS encoding sarcosine oxidase subunit gamma family protein, which produces MAETAAPATSYENNLSLRVSPAAQLRADFETGSVPGVAEISEVSFLTMVGLRVSRDSDAGQRIASVTGGLPAACGGVAGTGDTSVLWLGPQEFLVVAPREAHESLGGSLIQALREALGDGEGQVVDLSANRTTFELTGPRARAVLEKGCSLDLHPRVLKAGTALSTEVGNIPVVLWKTGDQSYRIFPRASFADFLGRWLLDAMREYASPEVP; this is translated from the coding sequence ATGGCTGAAACAGCAGCACCCGCAACCTCCTACGAGAACAACCTCTCACTCCGCGTCAGCCCCGCCGCCCAGCTCCGCGCAGACTTTGAAACCGGCTCCGTCCCGGGCGTGGCGGAGATCAGCGAAGTGTCCTTCCTGACCATGGTGGGCCTCCGGGTCAGCCGTGACAGCGACGCCGGACAGCGCATCGCCTCCGTCACCGGCGGCCTGCCCGCAGCGTGCGGCGGCGTGGCCGGCACGGGTGATACGTCCGTGCTGTGGCTCGGGCCCCAGGAGTTCCTGGTGGTGGCACCGAGGGAAGCCCACGAATCCCTCGGCGGCAGCCTGATCCAGGCGCTCCGCGAAGCGCTCGGGGACGGCGAAGGCCAGGTGGTGGACCTCTCCGCCAACCGCACTACGTTCGAACTCACCGGCCCCCGGGCCCGCGCCGTCCTGGAGAAGGGCTGCTCGCTGGACCTGCACCCGCGCGTGCTGAAGGCCGGAACGGCGCTCTCGACGGAGGTTGGCAACATCCCGGTGGTCCTGTGGAAGACCGGCGACCAGAGCTATCGGATTTTCCCCCGCGCCTCGTTCGCCGATTTCCTGGGCCGCTGGCTCCTGGACGCCATGCGCGAGTACGCATCCCCTGAGGTCCCCTAA
- a CDS encoding AAA family ATPase, protein MAASRNPLDDLRETIGRLADQIKLPGSERVDDLVGDLITARPGPARALSEVQAELDALVGLETVKEQVRALVALLQVQARRKAHGLPEVATSQHLVFLGNPGTGKTTVARLLAEMYRAVGLLQKGHLVEVDRSGLVGQYVGTTAIKTDRVIRRALDGVLFIDEAYALAPEDGRMDFGPEAIEVLLKRMEDHRHRLVVIVAGYPRLMESFLLSNPGLRSRFAREITFPDYSVDALQTIFHRMLAQHEYRLEPGADQMLRRIFTGLHAGEDSGNARFARTLFEQALNRQALRLSRDEEQSLDALDREAVMTLTADDIVEAALALGEEPEPEPEPTPVPEQPRWWRWLV, encoded by the coding sequence ATGGCTGCCAGCCGCAATCCGCTCGACGACCTGCGCGAAACCATCGGCCGCCTGGCCGATCAGATCAAGCTGCCCGGTTCTGAGCGCGTCGACGACCTGGTCGGCGATCTCATCACTGCAAGGCCCGGGCCGGCCCGGGCCTTGTCGGAAGTGCAGGCCGAGCTCGACGCGCTGGTCGGACTGGAGACAGTGAAGGAACAGGTGCGGGCGCTCGTCGCACTGCTCCAGGTCCAGGCCCGCCGTAAGGCGCACGGCCTGCCGGAGGTGGCCACGTCACAGCATCTTGTGTTCCTCGGAAACCCGGGCACGGGCAAGACCACCGTGGCGCGGCTCCTGGCCGAGATGTACCGCGCGGTCGGTCTGCTGCAGAAAGGCCATCTGGTCGAGGTGGACCGTTCGGGGCTGGTGGGGCAGTACGTCGGCACGACCGCCATCAAGACGGACCGGGTGATCCGGCGTGCGCTGGACGGCGTCCTGTTCATCGACGAGGCCTACGCCCTGGCCCCGGAGGACGGCCGGATGGACTTCGGCCCCGAGGCGATCGAGGTCCTGCTGAAGCGGATGGAGGACCACCGCCACCGCCTGGTCGTGATCGTGGCCGGGTACCCGCGGCTGATGGAGTCCTTCCTGCTTTCGAACCCCGGACTGCGCTCCCGGTTCGCCCGCGAAATCACGTTCCCCGATTACTCCGTCGACGCCCTCCAGACGATCTTCCACCGGATGCTGGCCCAGCACGAGTACAGGCTGGAGCCGGGTGCGGACCAGATGCTGCGCCGCATCTTCACCGGGCTCCACGCGGGCGAGGACTCTGGCAACGCACGGTTCGCCCGCACGCTGTTCGAGCAGGCGCTCAACCGTCAGGCGCTGCGGCTGTCGCGCGACGAGGAACAAAGTCTCGACGCGCTCGATCGTGAGGCCGTCATGACGCTCACCGCGGACGACATCGTCGAGGCCGCACTGGCCTTGGGCGAGGAGCCGGAACCGGAACCGGAACCGACGCCGGTACCGGAGCAGCCACGCTGGTGGCGCTGGCTGGTCTGA
- a CDS encoding sarcosine oxidase subunit beta family protein — MSADLLPEHPDFLWRNPEPKSSYDAVIVGGGGHGLATAYFLAKNHGMTNIAVLEKGWLAGGNMARNTTIIRSNYLWDESAAIYEHALKLWEVLPEELEYDFLFSQRGVMNLAHTLGDVRESMRRVGANKLNGVDAEWLDPKQVKELCPILNISDNIRYPVMGATYQPRAGIAKHDHVAWAFARKCDEMGVDIIQNCEVTGFVKDGNRVVGVKTNRGTINTEKVGLAAAGHSSVLAEMAGFRLPIQSHPLQALVSELHEPVHPTVVMSNHVHVYVSQAHKGELVMGAGVDSYNGYGQRGSFHVIEHQMAAAVELFPIFARAHVLRTWGGIVDTTLDASPIVGNTPVENMFVNCGWGTGGFKATPAAGLTFAHNIATGSPHKLNKPFALERFETGALIDEHGAAAVAH; from the coding sequence GTGAGCGCAGACCTCCTCCCCGAGCACCCGGATTTCCTCTGGCGCAACCCGGAGCCCAAGTCCTCCTACGACGCCGTGATTGTGGGCGGCGGCGGGCACGGCCTGGCCACCGCGTACTTCCTGGCCAAGAACCACGGAATGACCAACATCGCCGTCCTGGAAAAGGGCTGGCTGGCCGGCGGCAACATGGCCCGGAACACCACCATCATCCGGTCCAACTACCTCTGGGACGAGAGCGCCGCCATCTACGAGCACGCGCTCAAGCTCTGGGAAGTCCTGCCCGAGGAGCTGGAATACGACTTCCTCTTCAGCCAGCGCGGCGTCATGAACCTGGCCCACACGCTGGGCGACGTCCGTGAAAGCATGCGGCGCGTGGGCGCCAACAAGCTCAACGGCGTGGACGCCGAGTGGCTGGACCCCAAGCAGGTCAAGGAACTCTGCCCCATCCTGAACATCAGCGACAACATCCGCTACCCCGTCATGGGCGCCACCTACCAGCCCCGCGCCGGCATCGCCAAGCACGACCACGTGGCCTGGGCGTTCGCCCGCAAGTGCGACGAAATGGGCGTGGACATCATCCAGAACTGCGAAGTCACCGGCTTCGTCAAGGACGGCAACCGCGTGGTGGGCGTCAAGACCAACCGCGGCACCATCAACACCGAAAAGGTGGGCCTCGCCGCCGCCGGACACAGCTCGGTCCTGGCCGAGATGGCCGGCTTCCGGCTCCCCATCCAGTCCCACCCGCTGCAGGCGCTGGTCTCCGAACTGCACGAACCCGTCCACCCCACCGTGGTCATGTCCAACCACGTGCACGTCTACGTGTCCCAGGCCCACAAGGGCGAACTGGTGATGGGCGCCGGCGTGGACTCCTACAACGGCTACGGCCAGCGCGGCTCCTTCCACGTGATCGAGCACCAGATGGCCGCCGCCGTCGAGCTCTTCCCCATCTTCGCCCGGGCCCACGTGCTCAGGACCTGGGGCGGAATCGTGGACACCACGCTGGACGCCTCCCCCATCGTGGGCAACACGCCGGTGGAAAACATGTTCGTGAACTGCGGCTGGGGCACCGGCGGCTTCAAGGCCACCCCCGCGGCCGGGCTCACCTTCGCGCACAACATCGCCACGGGCTCCCCGCACAAGCTGAACAAGCCGTTTGCGCTGGAACGCTTCGAAACCGGCGCGCTGATCGACGAACACGGCGCCGCCGCCGTGGCCCACTAG
- a CDS encoding L-serine ammonia-lyase, whose product MALSVLDLFTVGIGPSSSHTVGPMRAAKLFADGLKGDGLLSSTRRVQAELFGSLGATGRGHGSDKAVVLGFKGLDPETVDTSTADDQVAAAALDAELWLGGDHRVDFNWDEDVVLHRRKSLPAHPNGMTFRALDHSGAVLSERSFYSIGGGFVVDGDADAGDRVVADATVLPYPFSTADELLAICSREGMSISDVMLANELVWRTEAELREELLKLWAVMRECVDNGCAAEGILPGGLNVRRRAPSLFQTLTADTGVTDPLRAMEWVNLFALAVNEENAAGGRIVTAPTNGAAGIVPAVLHYYVKFVPGANDDGVVRFLLAAAAVGILFKINASISGAEVGCQGEVGSACSMAAAGLCEVLGGTPAQVENAAEVGIEHNLGLTCDPVGGLVQIPCIERNAIASVKAINAARLALHGDGSHKVSLDKAIKTMRETGADMKTKYKETSRGGLAVNVIEC is encoded by the coding sequence ATGGCACTCAGCGTCCTGGACCTGTTCACCGTTGGCATCGGGCCGTCGTCGTCACACACGGTCGGCCCGATGCGGGCGGCGAAGCTGTTCGCCGACGGGCTCAAGGGCGACGGGCTCCTGAGCTCCACCCGGCGCGTGCAGGCCGAACTGTTCGGCTCGCTGGGCGCCACGGGGCGGGGCCACGGCTCGGACAAGGCCGTGGTCCTGGGCTTCAAGGGCCTGGACCCCGAAACCGTGGATACGTCGACGGCCGATGACCAGGTGGCTGCGGCCGCCCTCGACGCCGAACTGTGGCTGGGCGGCGACCACCGGGTGGACTTCAACTGGGACGAGGACGTGGTCCTTCACCGGCGGAAGTCCCTCCCGGCCCACCCCAACGGCATGACCTTCCGGGCCCTGGACCACTCCGGGGCTGTCCTCAGCGAACGGAGCTTCTACTCGATTGGCGGCGGCTTCGTGGTGGACGGGGATGCCGACGCCGGCGACCGCGTGGTCGCTGACGCCACGGTCCTCCCCTACCCCTTCAGCACGGCGGACGAGCTCCTGGCGATCTGCAGCCGCGAAGGCATGTCCATCTCGGACGTCATGCTCGCCAACGAACTGGTGTGGCGGACCGAAGCCGAGCTCCGGGAGGAACTGCTGAAGCTGTGGGCCGTCATGCGCGAATGCGTGGACAACGGCTGCGCCGCGGAAGGAATCCTTCCGGGCGGCCTCAACGTCCGCCGCCGCGCGCCGTCGTTGTTCCAGACCCTGACGGCGGACACCGGCGTGACCGATCCGCTGCGGGCCATGGAGTGGGTGAACCTGTTCGCCCTCGCCGTGAACGAGGAGAACGCAGCCGGCGGCCGGATCGTCACCGCGCCCACCAACGGCGCGGCGGGCATCGTCCCGGCGGTGCTGCACTACTACGTGAAGTTCGTCCCCGGCGCCAACGACGACGGCGTGGTCCGCTTCCTGCTGGCGGCGGCCGCCGTCGGAATCCTGTTCAAGATCAACGCCTCCATCTCCGGCGCCGAGGTGGGCTGCCAGGGTGAAGTGGGTTCCGCCTGCTCTATGGCAGCCGCCGGGCTCTGCGAGGTGCTGGGCGGAACGCCGGCACAGGTGGAGAACGCCGCCGAGGTGGGCATTGAACACAATCTGGGCCTGACGTGCGATCCGGTGGGCGGGCTGGTGCAGATCCCCTGCATCGAGCGCAACGCCATCGCCAGCGTCAAGGCCATCAACGCCGCCCGCCTTGCCCTGCACGGCGACGGCAGCCACAAGGTATCCCTGGACAAAGCCATCAAGACGATGCGCGAGACGGGGGCCGACATGAAAACCAAGTACAAGGAAACCTCCCGAGGAGGACTCGCCGTGAATGTGATCGAGTGCTGA